From one Solanum stenotomum isolate F172 chromosome 12, ASM1918654v1, whole genome shotgun sequence genomic stretch:
- the LOC125846273 gene encoding uncharacterized protein LOC125846273, with product MIPQQWAPPCNKQCTNKFSALTQIPWRVFCKKACDADGDTWEECLEQCDEMCYKGPVMKDQQWSACIDRAPGSASHSEDCHRACVAGCGFKFDIPPEEVNKIQSNRSSKTLAEEDPADKNKSTP from the exons ATGATTCCACAGCAATGGGCACCACCTTGTAACAAGCAATGCACAAATAAATTCTCAGCCCTCACCCAAATTCCTT GGAGAGTTTTTTGCAAAAAGGCGTGTGATGCTGATGGCGATACATGGGAGGAAT GTTTGGAACAATGTGATGAGATGTGCTATAAAGGTCCTGTTATGAAGGATCAACAATGGAGTGCTTGTATTGATCGCGCCCCTGGTTCTGCTAGCCACTCTGAG GATTGTCATCGCGCTTGTGTAGCTGGTTGTGGTTTCAAG TTTGATATCCCTCCTGAGGAAGTAAATAAAATCCAATCAAACAGGTCTTCCAAGACTCTAGCAGAAGAGGATCCAGCTGATAAAAACAAGTCCACCCCCTAA
- the LOC125846261 gene encoding general transcription and DNA repair factor IIH subunit TFB2, protein MPQVKIVARNFMDMVASLPVMKLDMLYDNSFICEAILRSLPPLAKKYVLQMLYIDIPITAKSMEEWVLPDGFSKHKVAIDRLIQLRVMTETFDRKKEATYQLNPKFQFNLQKHLVHGGILPREPMPSNITVRLPSLEELEAYAVEQWECFLLNLISSSEGGKTTNISSSMMKIFQRGLLSQRDDREPPRLTESGFQFLLMDTNAQLWYIIREYITNAEERGVDSADLIAFLLELSFHVTGKAYNTNTITDLQRSIIKDLSDLGLVKLQQGRKESWFIPTKLATNLSISLADTTSRKQGFIVIETNFRLYAYSTSKLHCEILRLFARVEYQLPNLIVGAINKESLYKAFQNGITSEQAISFLQQNAHPRVAERIPSVPENVTDQIRLWESDLNRVEMEPAHFYDEFPSKDVFEAACDFAREYGGLLWEDSKRMRLVVKADILTEMKEFLRRQKQ, encoded by the exons ATGCCGCAAGTGAAGATCGTCGCCAGGAATTTCATGGACATGGTGGCTTCATTGCCTGTCATGAAACTCGACATGCTTTACGACAATTCCTTTATCTGTGAAGCCATTCTTAG ATCGTTACCTCCCTTAGCGAAGAAGTATGTGCTGCAAATGTTGTATATAGACATACCAATTACAGCCAAGTCGATGGAGGAGTGGGTGCTTCCAGATGGATTCTCAAAGCATAAAGTTGCCATTGATAGATTGATACAGCTGAGAGTAATGACGGAAACATTTGACAG GAAAAAGGAAGCCACTTATCAACTAAACccaaaatttcaatttaatcTTCAGAAGCATCTAGTCCATGG TGGAATCTTACCAAGGGAACCAATGCCTTCTAATATCACTGTGAGGCTTCCTAGCTTGGAGGAGTTAGAGGCATATGCTGTTGAACAATGGGAG TGCTTTCTGCTGAACCTTATAAGCTCCAGTGAAGGTGGAAAGACCACAAACATAAGTTCTTCGATGATGAAAATCTTCCAGCGTGGACTTTTAAGTCAGAG AGACGATAGAGAACCTCCAAGGTTGACTGAAAGTGGGTTCCAGTTCTTG CTAATGGACACAAATGCACAGCTTTGGTACATCATCAGGGAGTACATAACAAATGCTGAG GAGCGAGGAGTGGATTCAGCAGATCTTATTGCATTTCTTTTGGAGCTAAGCTTTCATGTTACCGGCAAG GCATACAACACAAACACAATAACTGATCTCCAGCGAAGTATAATTAAGGACCTTTCAGATTTGGGATTGGTTAAGCTGCAGCAG GGAAGGAAAGAGAGTTGGTTTATTCCCACCAAACTGGCGACCAACCTGTCAATTAGCTTAGCGGATACAACATCAAGGAAACAG GGTTTTATCGTTATTGAAACAAACTTCAGACTGTATGCATATTCAACGTCAAAATTGCACTGTGAGATCCTACGCCTTTTTGCAAG GGTGGAATACCAGCTTCCAAATCTCATTGTTGGTGCTATTAATAAAGAAAGTTTGTATAAAGCTTTTCAAAACGGCATTACTTCTGAGCAGGCAA TTTCTTTCCTTCAGCAGAATGCACATCCTAGGGTTGCAGAGAGGATACCATCTGTGCCGGAGAATGTTACTGATCAG ATTAGATTGTGGGAATCTGATCTGAATCGGGTTGAGATGGAGCCAGCCCACTTCTACGATGAATTCCCTTCTAAA GATGTCTTTGAGGCTGCCTGTGATTTTGCCAGAGAATATGGAGGATTACT